One Triplophysa rosa unplaced genomic scaffold, Trosa_1v2 scaffold1061, whole genome shotgun sequence genomic window, CTTGTTCTCGGTGGCATGTTTCTCTTTCTCCACTTTGGCCAGAGTGAGCTCAAGATCATCAATGTCTTTCTTCAGCTCAGAACATTCATCCTCCAGCTTTCTCTTCTTTGCAGTCAGCTCAGCATTCATTTCTTCTTCATCCTCCAGTCTCTCTGTCAGCTCTTTGGCTTTGGCCTCAAGCTGAATCTTGTTCTTGATCAGACCCTCACATCTCTCCTCAGCATCTGTAAGATTATCTTGTTCCTATCAaagttaaaataatttatgagtAGCGTGAAATATTTTGGTATTGAAATGTGAATAAAGAATATTCCATTTCCACATAGACTTACAGACTGCATTGCAAGCTGCAGGTCATTCTTCTCTTGGAGAATAGAAACCATCTTTTCCTCAAGCTCTTTTCTGCGGGCTTCAGATTTGGCATAAGCCTCCTTCAACTTGGTGAATTCCTCCTTCATGTTGGCCATCTCCTTTTCAGTCTCAGCACTTTTCAGGAGTGGTTTGATCTTGAAGTAGAGCTTCATCCAGGGCCAATTCTTGACACCCATGAAGGCACGTACATTCCACTGGATAACTAACAAAGCATCTctgtaaacaataaataaaatggtCAGCTTTATGTTAAGAATGAtatgtgaaaaaatgttttaaagacttTAAAACACAACCTTCTCTCCACGATTTTCTGGAACTCCACTCTTGACAGAAAGCCACGAGATCTGGCCTGAATGCCAGTTATGATAAGTGCAAGACGGTCATCTCGCATCTCCTCAAGTGTACCCAAAAGACCAGCCTTAAAGAACACCTGAATTGCAAAGAATTTTGTAAAGGATCCTCTGAGTGAAAATGGATGAGTGGCTTATAAAACAAATCACTGTAAATTATACCTTAGTGTGTCCTAACTTGTACTGGCTGTGATCAATGTCCAGAGAGCCCAAAAGTTTTTCTGCACCCTTTTTGTTGTCAATGAACTGTCCCTCAGGGATAGCAGCAGGATTTAGGATGCGGTAACTTTATATAagaacataacatttgtttaggGACCAGCTGAAATCATTTTATGCAGATAAtagaacattttaaaagaattgcaccaaaatgcataaataataattaatagaaaatatacataaatagtAAACCATTCTTAAGGCTCATACTAACCGTTGCTTAAAATCTCCATACAGGATCCTGTTGGGGAAGCCCTTTCTGCAGATTCTGATGCCCTCCAGCACACCGTTACA contains:
- the LOC130549354 gene encoding myosin-7-like — its product is MHQLRCNGVLEGIRICRKGFPNRILYGDFKQRYRILNPAAIPEGQFIDNKKGAEKLLGSLDIDHSQYKLGHTKVFFKAGLLGTLEEMRDDRLALIITGIQARSRGFLSRVEFQKIVERRDALLVIQWNVRAFMGVKNWPWMKLYFKIKPLLKSAETEKEMANMKEEFTKLKEAYAKSEARRKELEEKMVSILQEKNDLQLAMQSEQDNLTDAEERCEGLIKNKIQLEAKAKELTERLEDEEEMNAELTAKKRKLEDECSELKKDIDDLELTLAKVEKEKHATEN